From Jatrophihabitans sp., the proteins below share one genomic window:
- a CDS encoding alpha/beta hydrolase, translating into MTEQALDQKAEPPIHTVTSSDGTMIAYDRVGQGPPVVIVSGGLNQRVMFETLVDLLTDKFTVINYDRRDRGDSARIDPEKYSLELEIDDLAAVIAESSELPYVIANCTGSIIALFAAARGVPMAKLVIYEPPYGESEEGRPDTTPEYLARLKALLAAERYDDAVLLFLKEAVGHSDDFVRRFRSHPAWPMFNGLARTIPYDHEILGDGPVPTDIMNKVSVPTLVMQGGLSPQWQRNACAVVADCIPDGQLVTIEGASHVMPLAEVADPIIQYFTT; encoded by the coding sequence CGAGCGACGGGACGATGATCGCCTACGACCGCGTCGGACAGGGCCCTCCCGTGGTGATCGTGAGCGGTGGCCTGAATCAGCGGGTCATGTTCGAAACACTGGTGGACCTGCTTACCGACAAGTTCACCGTTATCAACTACGACCGGCGCGACCGTGGCGACAGCGCTCGCATTGATCCCGAAAAGTACTCGCTGGAACTGGAGATCGACGATCTCGCCGCAGTCATCGCCGAGTCCAGCGAGCTGCCCTACGTGATTGCCAACTGCACCGGGAGCATCATAGCTCTCTTCGCCGCTGCCCGGGGCGTGCCGATGGCCAAGCTCGTGATTTACGAGCCACCCTACGGAGAGAGCGAGGAGGGCAGGCCGGATACCACGCCCGAGTACCTGGCGCGGCTCAAGGCACTGCTCGCCGCCGAGCGCTACGACGACGCGGTTCTGCTGTTTCTGAAAGAGGCCGTGGGACACTCCGACGATTTCGTGAGGCGTTTCCGGAGTCACCCGGCATGGCCGATGTTCAACGGACTGGCCCGCACCATTCCCTACGATCACGAGATTCTCGGCGATGGACCGGTGCCCACCGACATTATGAACAAGGTGTCGGTCCCCACCCTGGTGATGCAGGGCGGGTTGAGTCCGCAGTGGCAGCGCAACGCATGCGCTGTCGTAGCCGACTGCATTCCTGATGGACAGCTGGTGACCATCGAGGGAGCCAGTCACGTCATGCCACTGGCTGAGGTCGCCGACCCGATAATTCAATACTTCACCACCTAA